In a genomic window of Streptomyces sp. NBC_01231:
- a CDS encoding cellulase family glycosylhydrolase, with product MFRSLRRALCAVAAALLLPLGAGAQTAHAAEPGTVRAAEAGAGYWHTSGRQILDAAGQPVRVAGINWFGFETANYVVHGLWSRDYKSMIDQMRSLGYNTLRIPFSDDIFKSSTAPVSIDFSGGKNADLQGLNSLQVMDRIVSYAGQDGLKVILDRHRPDSAGQSALWYTAAVPESTWITNLKSLATRYKGNTTVVGIDLHNEPHDPACWGCGDTTRDWRLAAQRAGNAVLSANPELLIFVEGVQTFNGVSGWWGGNLMGVAQYPVQLDVANRVVYSAHDYATSVAQQSWFSDPTFPNNMPGIWDKYWGYIFKQNIAPVWVGEFGTTLQSAVDQKWLAALVSYLRPTSTYGADSFHWTFWSWNPNSGDTGGILKDDWQTVDTVKDGYLASIKAPGFPAGGGGPGDPGDPGGPGGGTAACTAAYTVSSDWGGGFNAEVKVTNSGTTALKSWKVTWTWPGAQKVTSMWNASYTQSGASVTAANVDHNGAVAVGGSASFGFGGAPGGGGVPSVSCTAT from the coding sequence ATGTTCCGCAGCTTGCGAAGAGCGCTGTGCGCGGTGGCGGCCGCGCTCCTGTTACCACTGGGGGCCGGCGCGCAGACGGCCCACGCGGCGGAGCCCGGTACCGTGCGGGCGGCCGAGGCCGGCGCCGGCTACTGGCACACCAGCGGCCGTCAGATCCTGGACGCGGCCGGTCAGCCGGTCCGGGTCGCCGGGATCAACTGGTTCGGCTTCGAGACCGCCAACTACGTGGTCCACGGCCTGTGGTCCCGCGACTACAAGAGCATGATCGACCAGATGAGGTCGCTGGGCTACAACACCCTGCGCATCCCGTTCAGCGACGACATCTTCAAGAGCTCCACCGCCCCCGTCAGCATCGACTTCTCCGGCGGCAAGAACGCCGACCTCCAGGGCCTCAACTCCCTCCAGGTCATGGACAGGATCGTCTCGTACGCCGGTCAGGACGGCCTGAAGGTCATCCTGGACCGGCACCGCCCGGACTCCGCCGGCCAGTCGGCGCTCTGGTACACGGCCGCGGTCCCCGAGTCGACGTGGATCACCAACCTCAAGTCGCTGGCGACCCGTTACAAGGGCAACACCACCGTCGTCGGCATCGACCTGCACAACGAGCCCCACGACCCCGCCTGCTGGGGCTGCGGCGACACGACGAGGGACTGGCGGCTGGCGGCCCAGCGCGCCGGGAACGCGGTGCTGTCCGCCAACCCCGAGCTGCTGATCTTCGTCGAGGGCGTGCAGACCTTCAACGGTGTCTCCGGCTGGTGGGGCGGCAACCTGATGGGCGTCGCCCAGTACCCGGTGCAGCTCGACGTGGCCAACCGGGTCGTGTACTCCGCCCACGACTACGCCACCAGCGTCGCCCAGCAGAGCTGGTTCAGCGACCCGACGTTCCCGAACAACATGCCGGGGATCTGGGACAAGTACTGGGGGTACATCTTCAAGCAGAACATCGCGCCCGTGTGGGTGGGCGAGTTCGGTACCACCCTCCAGTCGGCGGTGGACCAGAAGTGGCTGGCCGCACTGGTGAGTTACCTCCGTCCGACGTCGACGTACGGCGCCGACTCCTTCCACTGGACGTTCTGGTCCTGGAATCCCAACTCCGGTGACACCGGCGGGATCCTCAAGGACGACTGGCAGACCGTGGACACGGTGAAGGACGGCTATTTGGCGAGCATCAAGGCGCCGGGCTTCCCGGCGGGCGGCGGTGGTCCCGGCGATCCCGGTGACCCCGGCGGTCCGGGAGGCGGCACGGCCGCCTGCACCGCCGCCTACACCGTCAGCAGCGACTGGGGCGGCGGCTTCAACGCGGAGGTGAAGGTGACCAACTCGGGTACGACCGCGCTGAAGTCGTGGAAGGTGACGTGGACCTGGCCCGGCGCGCAGAAGGTCACCAGCATGTGGAACGCGTCGTACACACAGTCCGGGGCGAGCGTGACCGCCGCCAACGTCGATCACAACGGGGCGGTCGCGGTGGGCGGTTCGGCGAGCTTCGGGTTCGGGGGTGCGCCCGGGGGCGGGGGTGTGCCGAGTGTGAGCTGCACGGCGACGTGA
- a CDS encoding DUF2530 domain-containing protein, with the protein MAVFSSGSLKHEAPEPLEGPIVPTIVGGTILWFVLFLVQLPFYGWFDDHGHTWWLWTCLAGGGLGFIGIWYVRRRDAAIKRSAAEDRPVTAAE; encoded by the coding sequence ATGGCCGTGTTCTCTTCGGGATCCCTCAAGCACGAGGCGCCGGAGCCCCTTGAGGGCCCCATCGTCCCCACCATCGTCGGCGGCACGATCCTCTGGTTCGTCCTCTTCCTGGTGCAGCTCCCCTTCTACGGCTGGTTCGACGACCACGGCCACACGTGGTGGTTGTGGACCTGCCTGGCCGGGGGCGGGCTCGGGTTCATCGGCATCTGGTACGTCCGCCGGCGGGACGCCGCGATCAAGAGGTCGGCCGCCGAGGACAGGCCTGTCACCGCCGCGGAGTGA
- a CDS encoding Uma2 family endonuclease, whose product MTVVDDRIAMADANTKRLDEWFERLERMPVPEGFRVEIVGGNVHMTHQRDTHWQIIRRIVRAVEDRFGMDATVFSDVRIDFPGHENGFCPDVALLSASAVKDDEGRWRHEDVEFVAEVISRGTAANDYGPKKTAYALAEVPVYLIADPYQGTCRLYLKPKGDDYGIETKVAFGDDVDLTDTVVGLTLETDDFPRD is encoded by the coding sequence ATGACCGTCGTAGACGACAGGATCGCCATGGCCGACGCCAACACCAAGCGCTTGGACGAGTGGTTCGAGCGCCTTGAGCGGATGCCCGTCCCCGAAGGCTTCAGGGTCGAGATCGTCGGGGGCAACGTTCACATGACGCATCAGCGCGACACCCACTGGCAGATCATTCGCCGGATCGTACGGGCGGTCGAGGACAGGTTCGGCATGGACGCCACGGTCTTTTCGGACGTACGTATCGACTTCCCCGGCCACGAGAACGGCTTCTGCCCGGACGTGGCCCTGCTCAGCGCCTCGGCGGTGAAGGACGACGAGGGGCGCTGGCGCCATGAGGACGTCGAGTTCGTCGCCGAGGTCATCTCCCGGGGTACGGCAGCCAACGACTACGGCCCCAAGAAGACCGCGTACGCGCTGGCCGAGGTCCCCGTGTACCTCATCGCCGACCCGTATCAGGGCACGTGCCGTCTCTACCTCAAGCCCAAGGGCGACGACTACGGGATCGAGACGAAGGTCGCCTTCGGGGACGACGTGGATCTCACCGACACCGTCGTCGGCCTCACCCTCGAGACCGACGACTTCCCCCGCGACTGA
- a CDS encoding MarR family transcriptional regulator — MPDLTHGDDAAAVNSLRSAVMRLSRRLKHQRVDESLSPTEMSVLGTLSLCGKATPGELARKEHVQPPSMTRIVALLEAKGLVRLEPHPEDRRQKVVTKTEQAEAMLEESRRKRNAFLATLVDGLDEDEWAKLRAAAPVLEKLAHR, encoded by the coding sequence ATGCCGGACCTTACCCATGGCGACGACGCTGCCGCCGTGAACTCCCTTCGCTCCGCCGTGATGCGCCTGTCGCGTCGACTCAAGCACCAGCGGGTCGACGAGTCGCTGAGCCCCACCGAGATGTCGGTGCTCGGCACCCTGTCCCTCTGCGGCAAGGCCACCCCGGGCGAACTCGCCCGCAAGGAGCATGTCCAGCCGCCGTCGATGACCCGGATCGTGGCGCTGCTCGAAGCCAAGGGGCTGGTCCGCCTGGAGCCGCATCCCGAGGACCGCCGCCAGAAGGTCGTCACGAAGACCGAGCAGGCCGAGGCCATGCTCGAGGAGAGCCGCCGTAAGCGGAACGCCTTCCTGGCCACCCTGGTCGACGGTCTCGACGAGGACGAGTGGGCGAAACTGCGCGCCGCCGCCCCCGTGCTGGAGAAGCTCGCACACCGGTAA
- a CDS encoding NCS2 family permease, whose product MPTSAPAKVPASGQPGGTPAHGALDRYFRITERGSTLSREIRGGFATFFAMAYIIVLNPIILGSAKDMYGHQLDNGQLVTATAVTAAFTTLLMGVVGNVPIALAAGLGVNSVVALQLAPRMSWPDAMGMVVLAGFVVMLLVATGLRERVMNAVPYGLRKAISIGIGLFIMLIGLVDSGFISRIPDVAHTTVPLQLGADGHLNGWPVLVFVLGALLTLALIVRKVTGAILISIVTMTVLAVIINAVATVPSWGLTTPKWPGNPVATPDFGLLGKVSLFGGFDKVGVLTGVLFVFTVLLSCFFDAMGTIMGVSDEAQLTDAQGQMPGINKVLFVDGIAVAAGGASSSSATTCFVESTAGVGEGARTGFANVVTGGLFAVALFLTPVATMVPSQAATPALLAVGYLILAGSVKEIDWADHTIAVPAFVTMVMMPFTYSITNGIGMGFITFVVLRLAAGRGKEIPAAMYAVSAVFAFYYLMPALGLT is encoded by the coding sequence ATGCCCACCTCGGCCCCCGCCAAGGTTCCCGCGTCCGGTCAACCGGGCGGCACGCCCGCGCACGGCGCCCTCGACCGCTACTTCCGGATCACGGAGCGGGGCAGCACTCTGTCCCGTGAGATCCGGGGCGGATTCGCCACCTTCTTCGCGATGGCCTACATCATCGTGCTGAACCCGATCATCCTCGGCAGCGCGAAGGACATGTACGGGCACCAGCTCGACAACGGCCAGCTGGTGACGGCGACGGCCGTGACGGCGGCGTTCACCACCCTCCTGATGGGCGTCGTCGGCAACGTGCCGATCGCGCTTGCCGCCGGTCTCGGCGTGAACTCGGTCGTCGCCCTCCAGCTCGCACCCAGGATGTCCTGGCCGGACGCGATGGGCATGGTCGTCCTGGCCGGCTTCGTCGTGATGCTGCTGGTCGCCACGGGCCTGCGCGAGCGCGTCATGAACGCCGTGCCCTACGGCCTGCGCAAGGCCATCTCCATCGGCATCGGCCTGTTCATCATGCTGATCGGCCTCGTCGACTCCGGCTTCATCTCCCGGATCCCGGACGTCGCCCACACCACCGTCCCGCTCCAGCTCGGCGCCGACGGTCACCTGAACGGCTGGCCGGTCCTCGTCTTCGTCCTGGGCGCCCTGCTCACCCTCGCCCTCATCGTCCGCAAGGTCACCGGCGCGATCCTCATATCGATCGTCACGATGACGGTCCTGGCCGTGATCATCAACGCGGTCGCGACGGTGCCGTCCTGGGGCCTCACCACCCCCAAGTGGCCCGGCAACCCCGTCGCCACCCCCGACTTCGGTCTGCTCGGCAAGGTCAGCCTCTTCGGCGGCTTCGACAAGGTCGGCGTGCTGACCGGCGTCCTGTTCGTCTTCACCGTGCTGCTGTCGTGCTTCTTCGACGCGATGGGCACGATCATGGGCGTCAGCGACGAGGCCCAGCTGACCGACGCCCAGGGCCAGATGCCCGGCATCAACAAGGTCCTCTTCGTCGACGGCATCGCGGTCGCCGCGGGCGGTGCCAGCAGCTCCTCGGCCACCACCTGCTTCGTCGAGTCCACCGCCGGCGTCGGCGAGGGCGCCCGCACCGGCTTCGCGAACGTCGTCACCGGCGGCCTGTTCGCCGTGGCGCTCTTCCTGACCCCGGTCGCCACGATGGTCCCGTCCCAGGCCGCCACCCCGGCCCTGCTCGCGGTCGGCTACCTGATCCTGGCCGGCTCGGTCAAGGAGATCGACTGGGCCGACCACACCATCGCCGTCCCGGCCTTCGTGACCATGGTGATGATGCCGTTCACCTACTCGATCACCAACGGCATCGGCATGGGCTTCATCACCTTCGTGGTGCTGCGCCTGGCGGCCGGCCGGGGCAAGGAGATCCCGGCCGCGATGTACGCCGTGTCGGCCGTGTTCGCCTTCTACTACCTGATGCCGGCCCTCGGCCTCACATGA
- the thpR gene encoding RNA 2',3'-cyclic phosphodiesterase has product MRLFAAVLPPEDVTSELAAEVAELRKLPGADGMRWTGRPGWHYTLAFYGEVDDDLVAELSARLERAAHRTAPFPLAVRGGGQFGHGRALWAGAEGDVPALRLLADRAESAARKAGVLMGEHRRYKAHLTVARSREEVDVHPFLEVLKGFTSRTWTVDELTLVRSNLPTSGVPGEQPRYETVGRWPLEAAG; this is encoded by the coding sequence ATGAGACTCTTCGCCGCCGTGCTGCCCCCGGAGGACGTGACCAGCGAACTCGCCGCCGAGGTGGCCGAGTTGCGGAAGCTTCCCGGCGCGGACGGCATGCGCTGGACGGGCCGCCCCGGCTGGCACTACACCCTCGCCTTCTACGGCGAGGTGGACGACGACCTCGTAGCGGAACTGTCGGCGCGGCTGGAGCGGGCCGCGCACCGCACCGCGCCCTTCCCGCTGGCGGTGCGCGGCGGTGGGCAGTTCGGGCACGGGCGGGCGCTGTGGGCGGGCGCGGAGGGTGATGTGCCCGCACTGCGGCTGCTGGCGGACCGGGCGGAGTCGGCGGCGCGCAAGGCGGGCGTACTCATGGGGGAGCACCGCCGGTACAAGGCCCATCTCACGGTGGCCCGCAGCCGCGAGGAAGTGGACGTCCACCCCTTCCTGGAGGTCCTGAAGGGGTTCACGAGCCGTACCTGGACGGTGGACGAGCTGACACTGGTCCGCAGCAACCTGCCGACGTCGGGGGTGCCGGGAGAACAGCCCCGCTACGAGACGGTCGGCCGCTGGCCCCTGGAGGCGGCCGGTTAG
- a CDS encoding Uma2 family endonuclease produces MTVLEDRIEMAESDEHSASDDGPTLDALFQWLEESPIPEGYKTEIVGGNIFMSPQRATHWHITLKVIDQLRAKYPVERLLSDVRIDYPGHLNGFASDVTLVADGADMDDKGIWRHQDVEFVAEVISKSTGANDYGPKKTAYAEAEVPVYLIVDPYQGRCLVCTHPKGGEYTTETKVPFGDEVDLTGTVVGLILKTAGFPRD; encoded by the coding sequence ATGACCGTCCTTGAAGACAGGATCGAGATGGCCGAGAGCGACGAGCACAGCGCGAGCGACGACGGACCCACGCTCGACGCGCTGTTCCAGTGGCTTGAAGAGAGTCCCATCCCCGAGGGCTACAAGACCGAGATCGTCGGGGGGAACATCTTCATGTCACCTCAGCGGGCCACCCATTGGCACATCACCCTGAAAGTCATCGACCAACTGCGCGCCAAGTACCCGGTCGAGCGCCTGCTGTCCGACGTCCGCATCGACTACCCGGGCCATCTCAACGGTTTCGCCTCCGACGTGACGCTCGTGGCTGACGGGGCCGATATGGACGACAAGGGCATCTGGCGTCACCAGGACGTCGAGTTCGTCGCCGAGGTGATCTCGAAGAGCACGGGCGCCAACGACTACGGCCCCAAGAAGACCGCGTACGCCGAGGCCGAGGTCCCCGTCTACCTCATCGTCGATCCGTACCAGGGCAGGTGCCTCGTCTGCACGCACCCCAAGGGCGGCGAGTACACGACCGAGACGAAGGTCCCCTTCGGTGACGAAGTGGACCTCACCGGCACCGTCGTGGGCCTCATCCTGAAGACGGCCGGGTTCCCCCGGGACTGA
- a CDS encoding WD40 repeat domain-containing protein yields MRRSLAFLAAGFLVGVLAVPASAADGDEGFTMSDPRITESSGLAASRQHPGVYWTHNDSDDGPYLYAVDSSTGKTVATITLTGVGTPRDVEAISIGPDNQIYVGDIGDNLGGGWSYVWIYQLSEPKQLKNQTIRATQYVVKYSDGARDAESLVVDPRTGRPYIIDKKEDGGHLYEGPAKLSASGTNIFKPIAAVDLWATDAALSPDGKQLAVRGYLGGIWYDWNGGKIKRKGRLSVPLQGQGESVSYSADGTRLMYGSEGTDSPVEARDAPGDSGAKSPSGSGSSGESDGGGNGGTSGNVKVGAIAVVAVVALFGFRRLFRRS; encoded by the coding sequence ATGCGTCGCTCCCTTGCGTTCCTTGCCGCGGGCTTCCTCGTCGGTGTGCTCGCCGTGCCGGCCTCCGCCGCGGACGGAGACGAGGGGTTCACCATGTCGGACCCCCGTATCACCGAGTCCAGCGGACTCGCCGCCTCCCGCCAGCACCCCGGCGTCTACTGGACGCACAACGACAGCGACGACGGCCCGTACCTCTACGCCGTCGACAGCTCCACCGGCAAGACCGTCGCCACGATCACCCTCACCGGCGTCGGCACCCCGCGTGACGTCGAGGCGATCTCCATCGGGCCCGACAACCAGATCTACGTCGGTGACATCGGGGACAACCTGGGCGGCGGCTGGTCGTACGTGTGGATCTACCAGCTGTCCGAGCCCAAGCAGCTCAAGAACCAGACCATCCGTGCCACGCAGTACGTCGTGAAGTACTCCGACGGGGCCCGGGACGCCGAGTCGCTCGTCGTGGATCCCAGGACCGGGCGGCCGTACATCATCGACAAGAAGGAGGACGGCGGGCATCTCTACGAGGGGCCCGCGAAGCTCTCCGCCTCCGGCACCAACATCTTCAAGCCGATCGCCGCCGTCGACCTGTGGGCCACCGACGCCGCCCTCTCCCCGGACGGCAAGCAGCTCGCCGTACGCGGGTACCTCGGAGGCATCTGGTACGACTGGAACGGCGGGAAGATCAAGCGAAAGGGGCGGCTCAGCGTGCCCCTTCAAGGCCAGGGCGAGTCCGTCAGCTACTCCGCCGACGGCACGAGGCTGATGTACGGCAGCGAGGGCACCGACAGTCCGGTGGAGGCCAGGGACGCGCCCGGCGACTCCGGTGCCAAGTCCCCCTCGGGGAGCGGGAGTTCGGGCGAATCCGACGGTGGCGGCAACGGCGGCACGAGCGGCAACGTCAAGGTCGGCGCGATCGCGGTGGTCGCGGTCGTGGCGCTGTTCGGGTTCCGGAGGCTATTCCGTCGCTCCTGA
- a CDS encoding MFS transporter, with product MFSSLKVRNYRLFFLGQVVSNIGTWMQRIAQDWLVLSLTGSSTAVGVTTALQFLPMLLFGLYGGVLVDRLRKRPALLVTQAAMALTAIALAVLTLSGHVQIWHVYLAAFAVGLATVVDNPARQSFVSELVGPGQLQNAVSLNSANFQSARLVGPAVAGLMITGVGTGYAFLANGLSFVAPIAGLLLMRARDLHVVERAPRAKGQLREGLHYVAGRPDLIWTIVLVGFIGTFGFNFPVYLSAFADDVFDAGAGSYSLFNTLMAIGSLAGALLAARRGTTRMRVLIAAAVAFGAMELVAAAAPSLWLFALLMAPIGMFGMTVNVTANTSIQMTTDPAMRGRVMALYMMVFLGGSPVGAPIAGWVTDAYGVRVGLAVGGAIAAAAAVTIGLVLARVGNLRLSVGWNGGHPRVAFVPREKEELAAAA from the coding sequence ATGTTCAGCTCGCTCAAGGTCCGCAACTACCGGCTCTTCTTCCTCGGCCAGGTCGTCTCCAACATCGGCACCTGGATGCAGCGCATCGCCCAGGACTGGCTGGTCCTCAGCCTCACCGGCTCCTCGACCGCCGTCGGCGTCACGACAGCCCTGCAGTTCCTGCCGATGCTGCTGTTCGGCCTCTACGGCGGCGTCCTGGTCGACCGGCTGCGCAAGCGGCCCGCCCTGCTCGTCACCCAGGCGGCGATGGCCCTCACCGCGATCGCGCTCGCCGTCCTCACCCTCTCCGGACACGTCCAGATCTGGCACGTCTACCTCGCCGCCTTCGCCGTCGGCCTCGCCACGGTCGTCGACAACCCGGCCCGCCAGTCCTTCGTCTCCGAGCTGGTCGGCCCGGGCCAGCTGCAGAACGCGGTCAGCCTGAACTCCGCGAACTTCCAGTCGGCCCGCCTGGTCGGTCCCGCCGTCGCCGGCCTGATGATCACCGGCGTCGGCACCGGCTACGCGTTCCTCGCCAACGGTCTGTCCTTCGTCGCGCCCATCGCCGGCCTGCTGCTGATGCGCGCACGTGACCTGCACGTCGTCGAGCGTGCCCCGCGCGCCAAGGGCCAGCTGCGGGAGGGCCTGCACTACGTCGCCGGCCGCCCCGACCTGATCTGGACCATCGTCCTGGTCGGGTTCATCGGCACCTTCGGCTTCAACTTCCCCGTCTACCTCTCGGCCTTCGCCGACGACGTCTTCGACGCGGGCGCCGGCTCCTACAGCCTCTTCAACACGCTGATGGCGATCGGCTCCCTCGCGGGCGCCCTGCTGGCGGCACGCCGCGGCACCACCCGGATGCGGGTGCTGATCGCGGCGGCGGTGGCCTTCGGCGCGATGGAGCTGGTGGCCGCGGCGGCCCCGTCCCTGTGGCTGTTCGCCCTGCTCATGGCCCCGATCGGGATGTTCGGGATGACCGTCAACGTCACCGCGAACACCAGCATCCAGATGACCACCGACCCGGCCATGCGCGGCCGTGTGATGGCCCTCTACATGATGGTCTTCCTGGGCGGCTCGCCCGTGGGCGCACCGATCGCCGGCTGGGTCACGGACGCGTACGGCGTCCGGGTGGGCCTCGCGGTGGGCGGCGCCATCGCGGCGGCCGCGGCCGTCACGATCGGCCTGGTCCTCGCCCGGGTGGGCAACCTGCGCCTGTCCGTGGGCTGGAACGGCGGGCATCCGCGGGTCGCCTTCGTGCCGCGGGAGAAGGAGGAGCTGGCCGCGGCGGCGTAG
- a CDS encoding ribbon-helix-helix protein, CopG family, with product MGTSVLSLRIDGELLERLRHHAAKRGMSVQDYVVRTLVRDDFDERFQAAVDETEKFYGVT from the coding sequence ATGGGGACCAGTGTGCTCAGCCTGCGGATAGACGGGGAGCTGCTCGAACGGCTCCGACACCACGCGGCGAAGAGGGGAATGAGCGTCCAGGACTACGTCGTCCGGACGCTCGTTCGCGACGACTTCGACGAGCGGTTCCAGGCCGCCGTCGACGAGACGGAGAAGTTCTACGGCGTCACGTGA
- a CDS encoding GDSL-type esterase/lipase family protein produces the protein MLRIMPVGDSMTIGSAGEHTWRYWMWRHLCTTHGGPFALVGPRETLHDKVTDAPTSYAYADPDFPRAHLAGWGEGWLHMAPLIGEAVRESGADVLLVSLGLIDLGFYTNAEQTTENVRGFVAAAREANPRIRVVLLPVIPNVRALTDTDFATQVALFNDLLAKTAADLDEPRSPLLLASLPPSYDIHTDTYDGTHPNESGERKIAAAFADAMHQAWDLAEPHPA, from the coding sequence ATGCTTAGGATCATGCCGGTCGGCGACTCCATGACGATCGGGAGCGCGGGCGAACACACCTGGCGCTACTGGATGTGGCGCCACCTGTGCACGACGCACGGCGGCCCGTTCGCCCTGGTCGGCCCGCGTGAGACGCTCCACGACAAGGTGACGGACGCCCCCACCTCGTACGCGTACGCCGACCCGGACTTCCCGCGCGCCCACCTGGCCGGCTGGGGCGAGGGCTGGCTGCACATGGCCCCGCTGATCGGCGAGGCGGTACGGGAGTCCGGGGCGGACGTCCTCCTCGTCTCGCTCGGCCTGATCGACCTGGGCTTCTACACGAACGCCGAGCAGACGACGGAGAACGTCCGGGGCTTCGTGGCGGCGGCGCGGGAGGCCAACCCGCGGATACGCGTCGTCCTGCTGCCGGTGATCCCGAACGTCCGGGCCCTGACGGACACGGACTTCGCGACGCAGGTGGCGCTCTTCAACGACCTGCTGGCGAAGACCGCGGCCGACCTGGACGAGCCGCGCTCACCCCTGCTGCTGGCGTCGCTCCCGCCGTCGTACGACATCCACACCGACACCTACGACGGGACGCACCCGAACGAGAGCGGCGAGCGCAAGATCGCGGCGGCGTTCGCGGACGCGATGCACCAGGCGTGGGACCTGGCGGAGCCGCATCCGGCCTGA
- a CDS encoding aldo/keto reductase: protein MKYTQLGRTGLKVSRLVLGTMNFGPQTDEADSHAIMDAALDAGINYVDTANVYGWGENKGRTEEIIGSWFAKGEGRRDKTVLATKVYGNMAGDGPSWPNHDKLSAVNIRRAVDASLKRLQTDYIDVYQFHHIDRSTPFEEIWQAIDVLVQQGKILYVGSSNFPGYKIAQANEIAARRGGTIGLVSEQCLYNLAERRAEMEVIPAAQEYGLGVIPWSPLQGGLLGGVIKKEVAGGRRASGRAADTLANPAARAQIQAYEDLLEKHGIEPGEAALAWLLTRPGVTGPIVGPRTAEQLDSALRAVELELSEELLTGLEEIFPGPGPSPEAFAW from the coding sequence ATGAAGTACACGCAGCTCGGACGCACGGGACTCAAGGTCAGCCGACTCGTCCTCGGCACCATGAACTTCGGTCCGCAGACCGACGAAGCGGACAGCCACGCGATCATGGACGCGGCGCTGGACGCGGGGATCAACTACGTCGACACGGCCAACGTCTATGGCTGGGGCGAGAACAAGGGCCGTACCGAGGAGATCATCGGTAGCTGGTTCGCCAAGGGTGAGGGCCGCCGCGACAAGACCGTCCTCGCCACCAAGGTCTACGGCAACATGGCCGGGGACGGCCCCTCCTGGCCGAACCACGACAAGCTGTCCGCCGTCAACATCCGGCGAGCGGTCGACGCGTCGCTGAAGCGGCTGCAGACCGACTACATCGACGTCTACCAGTTCCACCACATCGACCGCTCGACTCCGTTCGAGGAGATCTGGCAGGCGATCGACGTCCTCGTCCAGCAGGGGAAGATCCTCTACGTCGGGTCGTCCAACTTCCCCGGCTACAAGATCGCCCAGGCCAACGAGATCGCCGCCCGGCGTGGCGGCACCATCGGTCTCGTCAGCGAGCAGTGCCTGTACAACCTGGCCGAGCGCCGCGCCGAGATGGAGGTCATCCCGGCCGCGCAGGAGTACGGCCTCGGGGTCATCCCCTGGTCGCCGTTGCAGGGCGGGCTGCTGGGCGGCGTCATCAAGAAGGAGGTCGCGGGCGGCCGGCGCGCGAGCGGGCGGGCCGCGGACACCCTCGCCAACCCCGCCGCACGCGCCCAGATCCAGGCCTACGAGGACCTGCTCGAGAAGCACGGGATCGAGCCGGGTGAGGCCGCACTGGCCTGGCTGCTCACCCGCCCGGGCGTGACGGGCCCGATCGTCGGTCCGCGCACCGCCGAGCAGCTCGACTCCGCGCTGCGCGCGGTCGAGCTGGAGCTGAGCGAGGAACTGCTGACCGGCCTGGAGGAGATCTTCCCCGGCCCGGGGCCGTCTCCGGAGGCCTTCGCCTGGTAG